Proteins encoded within one genomic window of Nitrospina gracilis 3/211:
- a CDS encoding DNA/RNA non-specific endonuclease translates to MGTLSSEGGSTAEPTKVSYGGLEHGQLGKSATANPLSIKGEAGSEPSSAVNTDIWNAVSQRKESGRSFYIRGHLLNARLHGPGDKKENITPITEPANKQHSREAEEKVKDVVWNRKGDKGKDENSEGVAVYYKVTAVYDGGNKTTADKLIKEVDTTDKYDSQTGRDTAKHILENEKKLPTALKVEAYRLDDNKTPIKVTASIPSKMPDALPGVESARPTPVNLSVDDAATIHANTDIGMAKAKLIAASRAADGYLWWESKSAADGGATDGKHTAIESIPGIGSKTIEKLKSMPWVKLRK, encoded by the coding sequence ATGGGAACCCTGAGCAGTGAGGGCGGTTCCACCGCCGAACCGACGAAAGTCAGTTACGGTGGCCTCGAACACGGACAGCTCGGAAAAAGTGCCACGGCCAACCCGCTCAGCATCAAGGGGGAAGCGGGAAGCGAACCTTCCTCGGCTGTCAACACCGACATCTGGAATGCGGTCAGCCAGCGCAAGGAGAGCGGGCGGAGTTTTTACATTCGCGGTCACTTGTTGAACGCGCGCCTGCACGGACCCGGCGACAAAAAGGAAAACATCACCCCGATCACCGAGCCAGCCAACAAGCAGCATTCCCGGGAAGCCGAGGAAAAAGTGAAGGACGTGGTGTGGAACCGCAAAGGGGATAAGGGGAAGGACGAAAATTCCGAGGGTGTGGCCGTGTATTACAAGGTGACGGCGGTGTACGACGGAGGCAACAAAACCACCGCCGACAAGCTGATCAAGGAGGTGGACACCACCGACAAATACGATTCGCAGACTGGCCGCGACACGGCGAAACACATTCTGGAGAACGAAAAGAAACTGCCCACCGCACTCAAGGTGGAAGCCTACCGTCTGGACGACAACAAGACCCCGATCAAAGTCACCGCCAGCATTCCGAGCAAAATGCCCGACGCACTTCCCGGGGTCGAAAGCGCCCGCCCCACGCCGGTGAACCTGAGCGTCGATGATGCCGCCACCATCCACGCCAATACCGACATCGGCATGGCCAAGGCGAAACTGATCGCGGCGTCGCGCGCCGCGGACGGGTATTTGTGGTGGGAATCCAAATCCGCCGCCGACGGAGGTGCGACGGACGGGAAACACACCGCCATAGAATCCATTCCCGGTATCGGATCCAAGACCATCGAAAAGCTCAAGAGCATGCCGTGGGTCAAACTGCGGAAATGA
- a CDS encoding MmgE/PrpD family protein, with translation MDRYEDQITRYVTGLTYDRLSEHALSCAKERWLDSLATAWAAYGSPPAVGMRRFATSASATPGATVMGTDHKAPMDYASLYLATLIRALDWNDTYLNREPAHPSDNLGAVLAVAEAEGRTGRDLLLATILTYELHCRLCDAAALRRKGWDHVTYGSISSTAAAAKLLGLTAEQTRDAIAIAITTGNYLRQTRIGTISQWKAAAFAQASQNGVRAALYVKHGLTGPSDIFTGKHGFINQITQGEFDLAPCFGGENREEFKIVDTYIKYFPAEYHSQSAIWAALELRENLGADNVHSIERIHVETSFHSYEIIGKEPEKWTPETKETADHSLPYIVAVALMDGDITLEQFDSTHLGDMALQSLVQKVTVSENKHYTEMYGNSFPNKVMVTMKDGKVFQKEVLDPKGHPLNPLKPKELEKKFRDAARPWLSVEQQDRVVEMVWRMDKLESLEPLMQAMVLP, from the coding sequence ATGGACCGGTATGAAGATCAAATCACCCGGTACGTAACCGGGCTGACCTACGACCGCCTCTCGGAGCACGCTCTCTCTTGTGCCAAGGAGCGCTGGCTGGATAGCCTGGCCACCGCGTGGGCGGCGTACGGTTCGCCTCCCGCCGTGGGCATGCGCCGCTTCGCCACCTCGGCCTCCGCCACCCCCGGGGCGACGGTGATGGGAACGGATCATAAAGCGCCGATGGATTACGCGTCGCTTTATCTCGCGACGTTGATCCGCGCGCTCGACTGGAACGACACCTACCTCAATCGCGAACCCGCTCACCCCAGCGATAACCTGGGCGCGGTGCTGGCCGTGGCAGAAGCGGAAGGACGCACCGGACGGGACCTTCTGCTCGCCACCATTCTTACCTACGAACTGCATTGCCGGCTGTGTGACGCCGCGGCGCTACGTAGAAAAGGATGGGACCATGTCACCTACGGCTCCATTTCTTCCACCGCCGCCGCCGCGAAACTGCTTGGCCTGACAGCGGAACAGACCCGCGACGCCATCGCCATCGCCATCACCACTGGGAACTATTTGAGGCAGACGCGTATCGGCACCATCTCGCAATGGAAAGCTGCGGCGTTCGCGCAGGCGTCGCAGAACGGTGTGCGTGCGGCGTTGTACGTGAAGCATGGACTCACCGGGCCCAGCGATATTTTTACCGGCAAGCACGGATTCATCAACCAGATCACCCAGGGCGAATTCGACCTGGCACCGTGTTTTGGCGGAGAAAACCGGGAAGAGTTCAAAATTGTGGACACTTACATCAAATATTTTCCCGCCGAGTACCATTCGCAAAGCGCCATCTGGGCGGCCCTGGAACTGCGCGAGAACCTCGGTGCGGACAACGTACACAGCATCGAACGGATTCACGTCGAGACCAGTTTTCATTCGTACGAAATCATCGGCAAGGAACCGGAGAAGTGGACACCGGAAACGAAGGAGACCGCCGACCACAGCCTGCCGTACATCGTGGCGGTGGCGCTCATGGATGGCGACATCACGCTCGAACAGTTCGACTCCACGCATCTTGGCGATATGGCTCTGCAGTCATTAGTGCAAAAGGTAACGGTTTCGGAAAACAAACATTATACGGAAATGTATGGGAATTCGTTCCCCAACAAAGTCATGGTCACCATGAAAGACGGCAAGGTGTTCCAGAAGGAGGTGCTCGATCCAAAAGGACATCCCCTCAATCCGCTCAAACCGAAGGAACTTGAGAAAAAGTTCCGCGACGCGGCCCGGCCGTGGCTGAGCGTTGAGCAGCAGGACCGTGTGGTGGAGATGGTGTGGCGCATGGACAAGCTGGAAAGCCTGGAACCGCTGATGCAAGCCATGGTGTTGCCATGA
- a CDS encoding isocitrate lyase/PEP mutase family protein produces MKSRASFRNLLAGTKKPLILPGVYNAFTAKQAEAMNFSGVYLSGAALSNSLGVPDDGTLGLEEFTWLGRWIVQAVDLPVLCDADTGFDDIEVTVRRYIETGFAGIQIEDQVFPKRCGHLQGKEVVPIDEMVFRLKQAVAARNGLAPEFLIVARTDARGADNMDIACQLDECIERGNRYREAGADVVFPEALKDEVEFARVRKEVAGSLLANMTEFGQTPLMGAPEFAKLGYDLVIFPVSLFRIHAGCTRGFFSTLSKEGSQKNRLSEMMNRKEINGILNYEP; encoded by the coding sequence ATGAAATCCCGCGCTTCGTTTCGAAACCTGCTGGCCGGCACCAAAAAACCGTTGATCCTGCCCGGTGTCTACAACGCCTTCACCGCCAAGCAGGCGGAGGCCATGAATTTTTCCGGGGTGTACCTGTCCGGAGCTGCGCTCTCCAACAGTCTGGGGGTGCCGGACGATGGGACTCTCGGTCTCGAGGAGTTCACCTGGCTGGGTCGATGGATCGTGCAGGCGGTGGACCTGCCGGTGTTGTGCGATGCCGACACGGGGTTTGACGACATCGAGGTGACGGTACGACGTTACATCGAAACCGGGTTTGCGGGCATCCAGATCGAGGACCAGGTGTTTCCAAAGCGCTGCGGTCACCTTCAGGGCAAAGAAGTGGTTCCAATCGATGAAATGGTATTCAGGTTGAAACAGGCGGTGGCGGCGCGCAATGGACTGGCGCCCGAATTCCTCATTGTGGCCCGCACGGACGCACGCGGTGCAGACAATATGGACATCGCCTGTCAACTTGACGAATGCATCGAACGCGGCAACCGATACCGCGAAGCTGGAGCGGATGTGGTCTTCCCTGAAGCGTTGAAGGATGAAGTTGAGTTTGCCCGCGTTCGAAAGGAAGTGGCGGGATCGCTTCTTGCCAACATGACCGAATTCGGTCAGACGCCGCTCATGGGTGCCCCCGAGTTCGCAAAGTTGGGATACGACCTCGTCATTTTTCCGGTGTCGCTGTTCCGTATTCATGCCGGGTGCACCAGAGGTTTTTTCTCGACCTTATCCAAAGAGGGCAGTCAGAAAAACAGGCTGTCCGAAATGATGAACCGGAAAGAAATAAACGGAATCTTGAACTATGAGCCCTAA
- a CDS encoding citrate/2-methylcitrate synthase, protein MSPNTEVLNTVDTGLDGVPVCTSDISLTTVDKNGNPILLYRGYSIYDLIKGPFEETVYLLLYGALPSRDELHAFRYELNGYGRLNQKILEHLRSYPENVHMMDMLMTSLSFARMWDADYTNSLWQTPKMDEELARLLLNAGVRLGAKIPMLMTAGWRIRNGLEPIAPDPHGSFAANILRMLGIREDPELEMALNTILILYLDHTINCSTFTALVVESSMTDPYTPLIAAGAPLKGVRHGGANELAAMMFEEIGTPDRAAHYVRNKLKSGELVFGFGHRLPHYKHKKESRVTIAERIGRPLAQKKGMGHLFEIYDIISRIMLKEKDRAPNADLPICILLKLLGIPRELNTPIFQASRHFGWLANILRQRRAKGPLFRPTQEYTGPDIDEMRAYVPLDMR, encoded by the coding sequence ATGAGCCCTAATACCGAAGTGCTGAATACAGTTGACACCGGATTGGATGGGGTGCCGGTGTGCACCTCCGACATTTCCCTGACCACGGTTGACAAGAACGGCAACCCCATTCTCCTTTACCGGGGATACAGTATTTACGATCTCATCAAGGGTCCGTTCGAGGAAACCGTGTATCTGCTCCTTTACGGAGCCCTGCCCAGTAGGGACGAGTTGCATGCGTTCAGGTACGAGTTGAATGGATATGGGCGCCTGAACCAAAAAATATTGGAGCACCTCAGGTCGTATCCGGAAAACGTGCACATGATGGACATGCTCATGACCTCCCTGTCTTTTGCGCGCATGTGGGATGCCGATTATACCAACTCCTTGTGGCAGACTCCGAAAATGGATGAAGAACTGGCTCGCCTGCTATTGAACGCGGGCGTCCGGTTGGGGGCGAAAATCCCCATGCTCATGACGGCGGGCTGGCGCATCCGAAACGGTCTGGAACCAATCGCGCCGGATCCGCATGGGTCGTTCGCAGCAAACATCCTCCGCATGCTGGGAATTCGCGAGGACCCGGAACTGGAAATGGCCCTCAACACCATCCTGATCCTGTACCTGGATCACACTATCAACTGCTCGACGTTCACGGCGCTCGTGGTCGAATCTTCAATGACCGATCCCTACACCCCACTGATCGCCGCGGGCGCACCGCTCAAGGGGGTCCGGCACGGCGGCGCAAACGAACTGGCGGCGATGATGTTTGAGGAGATCGGCACACCGGATCGCGCGGCGCACTACGTCAGGAATAAACTGAAGAGTGGGGAGCTTGTATTTGGTTTTGGCCACCGCCTCCCGCATTACAAGCACAAGAAAGAATCGCGGGTCACCATTGCGGAGCGGATCGGCCGTCCTCTGGCACAAAAAAAGGGAATGGGTCATCTGTTTGAAATTTACGACATCATAAGCCGCATCATGCTGAAGGAAAAAGACCGCGCACCCAATGCGGACCTTCCCATCTGCATTCTGCTCAAACTTTTGGGCATTCCGCGGGAACTCAACACACCGATTTTCCAGGCCAGCCGCCACTTCGGATGGCTCGCCAATATCCTCCGCCAACGCCGGGCAAAGGGACCGCTGTTTCGTCCCACGCAGGAATACACGGGCCCCGATATTGATGAAATGCGTGCCTATGTGCCTCTGGATATGCGGTGA
- a CDS encoding cobalamin-dependent protein (Presence of a B(12) (cobalamin)-binding domain implies dependence on cobalamin itself, in one of its several forms, or in some unusual lineages, dependence on a cobalamin-like analog.), with translation MSLPRHMIRGFLGVKSNDGHDAPLLIVADALKQGGIEVILGGYDLTVDKFVQAIVQEGVQFAGISSYNGGHIPFFRAVRDRLQAIGHPHVHLVGGGGATFLDRDIKLLEKEKGIDKIFRTGEGTKSAEFIRTHYGYSTVPERLDDLPKLVQDGEISAVARILNVAEEKAWLETLMEKGMRSGSEDPLATDLEISDWQERIRYFGDCLSSLNGASLQGRVIGIAGRGGCGKSTLLDELLLRWFSDKRNEERKVAVIAIDPSSQSSGGALLADRIAYMYATDKNWVDTDRIFIRSVASRGYGEGLARALPDMIRIFQSAGYDVFVETYGIGQPDAGIVDLVDQSVLVTTPDLGGPYQLMKEEMLNRPDVLVVLNKSELPGARRAQSLLRSRVSEGNLFMTTATEHRNPGVDDLYRALVE, from the coding sequence ATGTCATTGCCCCGCCACATGATTCGCGGATTCCTTGGGGTCAAAAGCAACGACGGCCATGACGCCCCCCTGTTGATTGTTGCCGATGCGCTGAAGCAGGGCGGCATTGAAGTCATTCTTGGCGGTTATGATCTCACAGTGGACAAGTTCGTCCAGGCGATTGTTCAGGAAGGCGTGCAGTTTGCGGGCATCAGTTCCTACAACGGCGGGCACATTCCCTTTTTCCGTGCGGTGCGCGACAGGTTGCAAGCAATTGGGCATCCACACGTTCATCTGGTGGGCGGCGGAGGGGCCACATTTCTCGATCGCGACATCAAGCTGCTGGAGAAGGAAAAAGGAATAGACAAAATTTTTCGAACAGGTGAAGGGACCAAAAGCGCGGAATTCATCCGTACTCATTACGGGTATTCCACTGTTCCGGAACGGTTGGACGACCTGCCCAAACTTGTTCAGGATGGAGAAATTTCGGCCGTTGCCCGGATTTTGAATGTGGCGGAAGAAAAAGCGTGGCTGGAGACGCTGATGGAAAAGGGTATGCGTTCCGGAAGTGAAGACCCCCTGGCGACGGATTTGGAAATTTCCGACTGGCAGGAACGAATCCGCTATTTCGGCGATTGCCTGAGTTCATTGAATGGAGCTTCATTGCAGGGCCGGGTTATCGGCATTGCAGGCCGGGGCGGGTGCGGGAAAAGCACGCTGCTCGATGAGTTGCTTCTGCGCTGGTTTTCGGACAAACGCAACGAAGAACGAAAAGTGGCGGTGATTGCCATCGACCCTTCATCGCAAAGTTCGGGGGGAGCCCTTTTGGCCGACCGCATTGCGTACATGTATGCCACCGATAAAAACTGGGTGGACACCGACCGTATTTTTATCCGAAGTGTGGCGTCGCGGGGATACGGTGAGGGACTGGCACGAGCATTGCCGGACATGATTCGGATCTTTCAATCCGCCGGATATGATGTGTTCGTCGAAACCTACGGCATCGGTCAGCCGGATGCGGGAATCGTGGACCTGGTGGACCAGTCGGTTCTGGTGACCACGCCGGACCTGGGTGGACCGTACCAGTTGATGAAGGAAGAGATGCTGAACCGTCCAGACGTGCTGGTGGTGCTGAATAAAAGCGAACTGCCCGGAGCCCGTCGCGCGCAAAGCCTGCTCCGTTCGCGCGTTTCGGAGGGCAACCTGTTTATGACTACGGCTACCGAACATCGCAATCCCGGCGTCGATGATCTGTACCGCGCCCTGGTGGAATGA